In Triticum aestivum cultivar Chinese Spring chromosome 5B, IWGSC CS RefSeq v2.1, whole genome shotgun sequence, the following proteins share a genomic window:
- the LOC123111606 gene encoding RCC1 and BTB domain-containing protein 1 gives MDIDDVICNLRVVGMPTKSAIYTWGYNQSGQTARKGKERHLRIPKSLPPKLFTCRDGENLRWIDIACGRAHTAAVVSDGSLFTWGANDFGQLGDGTEESAKEPKKVNALATEFVKSVSCGAHCTAAIAEPRENDGSISRSRLWVWGQNQGSDYPRLYWGAFAPNTVIRQVSCGAVHVVALSDDGLLQAWGYNEYGQLGRGCTSEGLQGARVLNAYARFLDDTPELVKIVRVSCGEYHAAAISENGEVYTWGLGSLGQLGHRSLQSGDKELIPRRVVALEGIVTRDVSCGGVHSCAVTEGGALYGWGGGHVGQLGLGPQNGFFSCALNGSDMLLRNIPVLVIPSGVRLVTCGHSHTLVSMKDGRIYGWGYNSYGQAANEKSTYAWYPSPVDWCVGEVRRLAAGGGHSAVLTDASSLKELCEFKLAETVNRSNARLIEDVASRTGADALARLCEKLREHLVEQGDSELMEMHMVEEIEAKAR, from the exons ATGGATATAGATGATGTGATCTGCAACTTGCGTGTTGTTGGCATGCCAACCAAGAGTGCTATATACACATGGGGATATAACCAGAGTGGCCAGACTGCACGCAAGGGCAAGGAGCGCCACCTGAGGATCCCCAAGAGCCTACCTCCCAAACTATTCACCTGTAGGGATGGCGAGAACCTCAGATGGATTGATATTGCATGTGGCCGTGCGCACACTGCTGCAGTAGTTTCTGACGGATCACTCTTCACCTGGG GTGCAAATGACTTTGGCCAGTTGGGAGATGGGACAGAGGAGAGTGCAAAGGAACCTAAAAAGGTCAATGCACTGGCGACTGAGTTTGTGAAATCGGTGTCCTGTGGTGCACACTGTACAGCTGCTATTGCTGAACCTCGAGAAAATGATGGCTCAATATCGAGAAGCAGGTTATGGGTTTGGGGACAAAATCAG GGCTCAGATTACCCTCGCCTATACTGGGGTGCTTTTGCACCAAACACG GTAATTCGGCAGGTTTCTTGTGGAGCTGTTCATGTGGTGGCCCTATCGGATGATGGCCTGCTGCAAGCATGGG GCTACAATGAGTATGGTCAGCTTGGCAGAGGTTGTACTTCTGAAGGATTGCAGGGAGCTCGTGTATTAAATGCTTATGCAAGGTTCCTTGATGACACACCCGAGCTAGTGAAGATTGTTAGAGTATCATGTGGAGAGTACCATGCAGCAGCTATATCAGAAAACGGGGAGGT GTATACATGGGGACTTGGAAGCCTGGGGCAGCTTGGGCATCGTTCACTTCAGTCTGGAGATAAGGAGCTGATCCCAAGGCGAGTTGTTGCCCTTGAAGGGATAGTAACTAGGGATGTGTCTTGTGGTGGGGTTCACTCTTGTGCTGTAACGGAAGGTGGAGCCCTCTACGGTTGGGGTGGAGGACATGTGGGCCAACTGGGGCTTGGACCTCAGAACGGTTTCTTTTCATGCGCTCTTAATGGATCCGACATGCTACTTCGTAACATTCCAGTCCTGGTCATACCATCAGGTGTCCGGCTTGTTACTTGTGGTCACTCGCACACACTTGTATCTATGAAAGATGGACGTATATATGGATGGGGCTATAATAGTTATGGTCAGGCAGCTAATGAGAAATCTACTTATGCTTGGTACCCTTCTCCGGTTGATTG GTGTGTTGGAGAGGTGAGAAGACTTGCTGCAGGTGGCGGGCATTCAGCTGTGTTAACTGATGCATCGTCCTTAAAAGAACTATGCGAGTTTAAGCTAGCAGAGACTGTAAATAGGTCGAACGCTCGGCTAATAGAAGATGTTGCATCACGAACCGGGGCTGATGCATTGGCACGCCTGTGTGAGAAATTAAG GGAACATTTGGTTGAGCAAGGAGACTCTGAACTTATGGAAATGCACATGGTTGAAGAGATCGAGGCCAAAGCCAGGTAG